A window of Streptomyces sp. NBC_01241 genomic DNA:
CGCGGAGCCGGTCTTCTTCGCCGCGCGGCGCTTGGGCCTGGCACCCGCCGCGAGGCCCGTACGGGCCAGGCTCATGCCCAGCGACGAGGGCAGCGAGACCTCAAGACGCTTGCCGCCGACCTCGACGACCACGGTCTCGCGACCGGTCTCCTCCTCCGCCTGCACGTCGGCGGCGGCGGTGAAGGGCTTGATGTCGTTGACGAACTCGGTCTCGATCCACCGGGTGTGGATCCGGAACGGGTCGCTGGTGAACGCCGGGTCGGCGACGACCGCGCGGTGGAACGGAATGGCGGTGGCCATGCCCTCGACGTTGAACTCGGCCAGCGCGCGAGCCGCTCGCTGCAGCGCCTGCTCACGCGTCGCACCGGTCACGATGAGCTTCGCCAGCAGCGAGTCCCAGGCGGGGCCGATGACGGAACCGGACTCCACGCCCGCGTCGAGGCGGACACCGGGGCCGGTCGGCGGGGCGAAGACGGTCACCGTGCCGGGTGCGGGCAGGAAGCCGCGGCCCGGGTCCTCGCCGTTGATCCGGAACTCGAAGGAGTGCCCGCGCACGGCCGGGTCGTCGTAGCCGAGCTTCTCGCCGTCGGCGATGCGGAACATCTCGCGGACCAGGTCGAGGCCGGTGACCTCCTCGGTGACCGGGTGCTCGACCTGGAGGCGGGTGTTGACCTCCAGGAACGAGATGGTGCCGTCCGTGCCGACGAGAAACTCCACGGTGCCCGCACCGACGTAACCGGCCTCCTTGAGGATGGCCTTCGACGCCGCGTACAGCTCCGCGTTCTGCGCCTCGGACAGGAACGGCGCGGGGGCCTCCTCGACCAGCTTCTGGTGGCGTCGCTGGAGCGAGCAGTCACGGGTGGAGACGACGACGACGTTGCCGTGCT
This region includes:
- a CDS encoding acetyl/propionyl/methylcrotonyl-CoA carboxylase subunit alpha, with the protein product MRKVLIANRGEIAVRVARACRDAGIGSVAVYADPDRDALHVRAADEAFALGGDTPAASYLDMAKVLQAAKDSGADAIHPGYGFLSENADFAQAVLDADLTWIGPPPQAIRDLGDKVAARHIAQRAGAPLVAGTPDPVEGSAEVVEFAKQHGLPIAIKAAFGGGGRGLKVARTLEEIPELYDSAVREAVAAFGRGECFVERYLDKPRHVETQCLADQHGNVVVVSTRDCSLQRRHQKLVEEAPAPFLSEAQNAELYAASKAILKEAGYVGAGTVEFLVGTDGTISFLEVNTRLQVEHPVTEEVTGLDLVREMFRIADGEKLGYDDPAVRGHSFEFRINGEDPGRGFLPAPGTVTVFAPPTGPGVRLDAGVESGSVIGPAWDSLLAKLIVTGATREQALQRAARALAEFNVEGMATAIPFHRAVVADPAFTSDPFRIHTRWIETEFVNDIKPFTAAADVQAEEETGRETVVVEVGGKRLEVSLPSSLGMSLARTGLAAGARPKRRAAKKTGSAVSGDTLASPMQGTIVKIAVEEGQQVQEGDLVVVLEAMKMEQPLNAHRAGIVKGLVAEVGSSVSSGAVICEIKD